Proteins encoded together in one Ictidomys tridecemlineatus isolate mIctTri1 chromosome 3, mIctTri1.hap1, whole genome shotgun sequence window:
- the LOC144375717 gene encoding melanoma inhibitory activity protein 2-like produces the protein MKPGPSPYGVPWELVMCRAIGCFALLLFLWRSFQCVRSRLYVGREKQLALKLSRLIEEKCELLEKVSLVQKELEGLESTLKGSSSENGPRDVPNLEATYEKLHRSKPSHGDERLFLDKELEEQKARHCKQDEIMADISRRIKSLEGESESIRSEIAETKTNLRLLQISEEGLQLAMKEALDECSQLQQSQKPILQGDAEAWREQGRVQCEESTTLEDSQFHSKQVQTDKDNHVESLTEGLLKMKDRSSPTKGAQTDIGNLECGVMSESGIGAHLDDEPKGAVKKLVDGAKLKSSLETLEGERVQTCAFLSEVEKTKEDLREQIRSLKTEQATLLSENTWLEGENENLQQKFKDMMECYQENMIKLHGKLRVEENSRVEQEEKLSKVKEEMGHTREELETYRKRAKYLKEELERTIQSCQGKIIYSEKKAHESELAAWIAERNLHYFMKQNARNRQKLTERELQLELLEEDPCALGVSNAALGRKHSPNGSSPLGPPWQDGCYSKYARPWRPAEFRGSNLPSLDKEDGPMSSEIQSSRKETKMNLEDSNVLDSPLPAENQATGSGSLLAPFPPVRGELFPVDPRSQFMRRGPFFLPPPPGNRYGAPRDYFPPPPFFPMPDVYEWRYFPHDLPPRAGFPPPTPEF, from the coding sequence atgaagccaggcccaagTCCTTATGGTGTTCCTTGGGAGTTGGTGATGTGTAGAGCTATTGGATGTTttgctcttctcttgtttttgtggagaagttttcAGTGTGTTAGAAGCAGGCTGTatgtgggaagagaaaaacagctggCTTTAAAACTTTCTAGACTAATTGAAGAGAAATGTGAACTACTTGAAAAAGTTAGCCTTGTTCAAAAAGAGCTTGAAGGCTTAGAGTCAACTTTAAAGGGCAGCAGTTCTGAGAATGGTCCAAGAGATGTCCCCAATTTGGAGGCAACCTATGAAAAGCTGCATAGGTCCAAACCTAGCCATGGGGATGAAAGACTTTTTCTAGACAAAGAGCTAGAAGAACAAAAGGCTAGACATTGTAAACAGGATGAAATCATGGCAGATATATCGAGAAGGATAAAATCCCTTGAAGGTGAATCTGAATCAATCAGATCAGAAATAGctgaaactaaaacaaacttgagactGCTTCAAATAAGTGAGGAAGGACTTCAGCTGGCAATGAAGGAAGCCTTGGATGAATGTTCCCAGCTTCAGCAAAGTCAGAAACCGATCTTACAAGGAGATGCTGAAGCATGGAGGGAACAAGGACGTGTCCAATGTGAAGAGAGCACCACATTGGAAGACTCTCAATTCCATTCAAAACAAGTTCAAACTGATAAAGACAATCACGTGGAGTCTCTGACTGAAGGCTTGCTGAAGATGAAAGATAGGTCTTCTCCAACCAAGGGAGCCCAAACAGACATTGGGAACTTGGAATGTGGAGTGATGAGTGAATCAGGAATTGGTGCTCACTTGGATGATGAGCCCAAAGGAGCTGTGAAGAAACTGGTTGATGGTGCTAAGCTAAAGTCCTCCTTAGAAACCTTAGAAGGAGAAAGAGTTCAAACTTGTGCTTTCTTATCTgaagtagagaaaacaaaggaagaccttaGAGAACAGATTAGAAGTCTGAAGACTGAACAGGCCACCTTGCTGTCAGAAAATACATGGCTTGAAGGTGAGAATGAGAACCTTCAGCAGAAATTTAAAGACATGATGGAATGCTatcaagaaaatatgataaaactCCATGGGAAActcagagtagaggaaaattCCCGGGTGGAGCAAGAGGAGAAACTTTCCAAGGTCAAAGAAGAGATGGGCCATACAAGAGAAGAGCTGGAGACCTACAGAAAGCGAGCCaaatatcttaaagaagaattggagagaaccattCAGTCCTGTCAGGGGAAGATTATTTACTCTGAGAAAAAAGCACATGAGAGTGAGTTGGCGGCTTGGATTGCTGAAAGAAACCtccattatttcatgaaacaaaacGCTCGCAATagacaaaagttaactgaaaggGAGCTTCAATTGGAACTCCTAGAGGAAGATCCCTGTGCACTTGGTGTTTCAAATGCAGCATTGGGCAGAAAGCATTCCCCCAATGGTTCCTCACCATTGGGTCCTCCTTGGCAAGATGGATGTTATTCGAAGTATGCTAGACCATGGCGACCAGCAGAATTCAGAGGTTCTAATCTGCCTTCTTTGGATAAAGAGGATGGGCCTATGTCTTCAGAAATTCAGTCCAGTAGAAAGGAGACCAAAATGAATCTTGAAGATTCCAATGTGCTCGATTCACCTctccctgctgaaaaccaagcaacTGGCTCCGGCTCATTGTTGGCACCTTTCCCTCCAGTCAGAGGTGAATTATTTCCTGTGGACCCAAGGAGTCAGTTCATGAGAAGAGGACCATTTTTCCTTCcgcctcctccaggaaacagGTATGGGGCACCTCGAGATTATTTTCCACCCCCTCCATTTTTTCCAATGCCAGATGTCTATGAATGGAGGTATTTTCCTCATGACCTTCCCCCAAGAGCTGgatttcctccccccacccccgaattctga